A genomic window from Heptranchias perlo isolate sHepPer1 chromosome 20, sHepPer1.hap1, whole genome shotgun sequence includes:
- the LOC137336053 gene encoding zinc finger protein 271-like yields MVIGQGMSVNEGQMMISQETSVNEGEIMIARTTEKPWKCGDCGKGFNYPSELETHRRSHTGERPFTCSVCKKRFTESSNLLRHQRVHSDERPFKCSDCEKSFKRRNELLRHQRSGTGERPFSCSVCGKRFTCSSDLLAHQRVHSDERPFKCCDCGKSFKSRKELLRHQRSDTGERPFICSVCGKRFTLSSQLLSHQRVHTGERPFSCSVCKKRFTCSSHLLRHLRIHTGERPFSCSVCGKGFTQSFTLLIHQRVHTGERPFSCSVCGKRFTQSSTLQIHQRVHSDERPFKCSDCEKRFKSKINLLTHQRTHTGERPFTCSMCKKRFTRSSHLLTHQRVHTGERPFSCSVCGKKFTQSSTLLIHQRVHSDERPFKCSDCEKRFKSKINLLTHQRTDTGERPFTCSV; encoded by the exons atggtaatcggCCAGGggatgtctgtaaatgaaggacaaaTGATGATCAGTCAGgaaacgtctgtaaatgaaggagaaatcatgATTG cccggaccacggagaaaccgtggaaatgtggggactgtgggaagggattcaattacccgtcagagctggaaactcatcgacgcagtcacactggggagaggccgttcacctgctccgtgtgtaagaagagattcactgagtcatccaacctgctgagacaccagcgagttcactctgatgagagaccttttaaatgctctgactgtgagaagagttttaaaagaagaaacgaacttctgagacatcaacgcagtggcactggggagaggccgttctcctgctctgtgtgtgggaagagattcacttgcTCATCCGACctgctggcacaccagcgagttcactccgatgagagaccttttaaatgctgtgactgtgggaagagctttaaaagcagaaaggagctgctgagacatcaacgcagtgacactggggagaggcccttcatctgctccgtgtgcgggaagagattcacactgtcatcacaacttttgtcacaccagcgagttcacactggggagaggccgttctcctgctccgtgtgtaagaagagatttacttgctcatcccacctgctgagacacctgcgaattcacactggggagaggccattctcgtgctctgtgtgtgggaagggattcactcagtcattcaccctgctgatacaccagcgagttcacactggggagaggccattctcctgctctgtgtgtgggaagagattcactcagtcatccaccctgcagatacaccagcgagttcactccgatgagagaccttttaaatgttctgactgtgagaagaggtttaaaagcaaaattaatctgctgacacaccaacgcactcacactggggagaggccgttcacctgctccatgtgtaagaagagatttactcggtcatcccaccttctgacacaccagcgagttcacactggggagagaccgttctcctgctcagtgtgtgggaagaaaTTCACTCAGTCTTCCACTCTGctaatacaccagcgagttcactctgatgagagaccttttaaatgttctgactgtgagaagaggtttaaaagcaaaattaatctgctgacacaccaacgcaccgacactggggagaggccgttcacctgctccgtgtga